A single window of Tenericutes bacterium MZ-XQ DNA harbors:
- a CDS encoding sugar ABC transporter ATP-binding protein gives MEIRLENLTKVFTDKTGKQTRAVDDLTVTIPSGKLVGLLGPSGCGKSTTLFMIAGLHQPTDGKIYFGEDDVTRLAPEKRGIGLVFQNYALYPHMTIRQNIMFPLENLNIKKKEADELVYEMAKLVGIEDQLDKKPSQLSGGQQQRVAIARALVKKPRVLLLDEPLSNLDARLRLQTREEIKRIQRETGITTIFVTHDQEEAMSISDQMVVLNFGVKQQMDAPQDMYNKPDNLFVAKFLGNPPINVIDGEVKKGKIQLLDGTVLGETKVSDGSYVLGLRPEDFKADENGFNVDTTDIDHTGRDTMIRFMIGDKQLRALVDSESVEGKKTIKLAVKKNKIHIFDKETGNILS, from the coding sequence ATGGAGATTAGATTAGAGAATTTAACAAAGGTGTTTACTGATAAAACGGGGAAACAAACCAGAGCAGTAGACGACTTAACTGTTACAATTCCATCAGGCAAATTAGTTGGATTACTTGGACCTTCAGGATGTGGTAAATCTACCACTTTATTTATGATTGCAGGATTACACCAACCAACAGATGGGAAAATTTACTTTGGAGAAGACGACGTTACACGTTTAGCTCCAGAAAAAAGAGGTATAGGATTAGTGTTTCAAAATTATGCACTTTATCCACATATGACGATTAGACAAAATATCATGTTTCCTCTTGAAAATTTAAATATCAAAAAGAAAGAGGCAGATGAGTTAGTTTATGAAATGGCTAAACTTGTAGGTATTGAAGACCAACTAGATAAAAAACCATCTCAATTATCTGGTGGACAACAACAAAGGGTTGCGATTGCACGTGCTCTTGTTAAAAAACCAAGAGTGTTATTATTAGATGAACCCCTATCAAATCTAGATGCACGCTTAAGATTACAAACCAGAGAAGAAATCAAACGTATCCAAAGAGAAACAGGTATTACAACGATCTTCGTTACTCATGACCAAGAAGAGGCAATGAGCATTAGTGATCAAATGGTTGTTTTAAACTTTGGTGTTAAGCAACAAATGGATGCACCTCAAGATATGTATAACAAACCAGATAATTTATTTGTTGCAAAATTCTTAGGTAACCCACCAATCAATGTGATTGACGGTGAAGTTAAAAAAGGAAAAATACAACTACTTGACGGTACTGTACTTGGTGAAACAAAAGTTTCTGATGGTTCATACGTTCTAGGGTTAAGACCAGAAGATTTTAAAGCTGATGAGAACGGATTTAATGTAGATACAACCGATATTGATCATACAGGTAGAGATACAATGATTCGTTTTATGATTGGAGATAAGCAATTACGCGCTTTAGTGGATTCAGAATCTGTTGAAGGTAAAAAAACAATTAAACTTGCCGTTAAGAAGAATAAGATTCATATCTTTGATAAAGAAACAGGAAACATTCTGTCATGA